The segment CTACGCCCCTGCCGGCGTCCCATCAACCGGCCACCTGGCCGGCGAACAGGAAGGCGAGGGCGAAGGTGAACAGGGTCAGCGACTCGAGGAAGGCCAGCGACAGGATCAGGACCGTCTGGATACGGCCGGCCGCCTCAGGCTGGCGCCAGATGGCGTCCAGCGCCGCCGCCGCCGCCCGCGCCTGGCCGGTGGCCGAGCCGATGGCTGCGATGGCCAGGCCGATGACCGCCAGC is part of the Thermaerobacter subterraneus DSM 13965 genome and harbors:
- a CDS encoding ATP synthase F0 subunit C, whose protein sequence is MEGITGIAFFSALAVIGLAIAAIGSATGQARAAAAALDAIWRQPEAAGRIQTVLILSLAFLESLTLFTFALAFLFAGQVAG